NNNNNNNNNNNNNNNNNNNNNNNNNNNNNNNNNNNNNNNNNNNNNNNNNNNNNNNNNNNNNNNNNNNNNNNNNNNNNNNNNNNNNNNNNNNNNNNNNNNNNNNNNNNNNNNNNNNNNNNNNNNNNNNNNNNNNNNNNNNNNNNNNNNNNNNNNNNNNNNNNNNNNNNNNNNNNNNNNNNNNNNNNNNNNNNNNNNNNNNNNNNNNNNNNNNNNNNNNNNNNNNNNNNNNNNNNNNNNNNNNNNNNNNNNNNNNNNNNNNNNNNNNNNNNNNNNNNNNNNNNNNNNNNNNNNNNNNNNNNNNNNNNNNNNNNNNNNNNNNNNNNNNNNNNNNNNNNNNNNNNNNNNNNNNNNNNNNNNNNNNNNNNNNNNNNNNNNNNNNNNNNNNNNNNNNNNNNNNNNNNNNNNNNNNNNNNNNNNNNNNNNNNNNNNNNNNNNNNNNNNNNNNNNNNNNNNNNNNNNNNNNNNNNNNNNNNNNNNNNNNNNNNNNNNNNNNNNNNNNNNNNNNNNNNNNNNNNNNNNNNNNNNNNNNNNNNNNNNNNNNNNNNNNNNNNNNNNNNNNNNNNNNNNNNNNNNNNNNNNNNNNNNNNNNNNNNNNNNNNNNNNNNNNNNNNNNNNNNNNNNNNNNNNNNNNNNNNNNNNNNNNNNNNNNNNNNNNNNNNNNNNNNNNNNNNNNNNNNNNNNNNNNNNNNNNNNNNNNNNNNNNNNNNNNNNNNNNNNNNNNNNNNNNNNNNNNNNNNNNNNNNNNNNNNNNNNNNNNNNNNNNNNNNNNNNNNNNNNNNNNNNNNNNNNNNNNNNNNNNNNNNNNNNNNNNNNNNNNNNNNNNNNNNNNNNNNNNNNNNNNNNNNNNNNNNNNNNNNNNNNNNNNNNNNNNNNNNNNNNNNNNNNNNNNNNNNNNNNNNNNNNNNNNNNNNNNNNNNNNNNNNNNNNNNNNNNNNNNNNNNNNNNNNNNNNNNNNNNNNNNNNNNNNNNNNNNNNNNNNNNNNNNNNNNNNNNNNNNNNNNNNNNNNNNNNNNNNNNNNNNNNNNNNNNNNNNNNNNNNNNNNNNNNNNNNNNNNNNNNNNNNNNNNNNNNNNNNNNNNNNNNNNNNNNNNNNNNNNNNNNNNNNNNNNNNNNNNNNNNNNNNNNNNNNNNNNNNNNNNNNNNNNNNNNNNNNNNNNNNNNNNNNNTctcattttttccctttctttagaTTTGTgctgtttgtatattttcttgtttcttatttTTCAGGCTCAGGGCTGCTGCCCCTGTTGTATGGGGTGGCAGAAAGTGGGCGATTGGGGGTTTTGTGACGCCTGCGAGAGCTGCGCCCAGGCCTGCGACTGCAAAGTCCCCACGGTCACCCAGTGCATGGACAACTGCTGTCCCTCCAAACCGGTGAGTGCAGAATGGTAACTAAAAACAAGCATGTAGCCAGTGAAACCTGAAAAATCTGCACATAATTACAATGACAGGTCATgttgggatttgtagttctacaCACTGACCTATATCTtccatctataaatatataatctataCCATATTATTCTTTCCTTCCAGACATGTACTAGCTGTCGTGACGTCTCTTGCTGCCCTTGTGGCTTTGCCTGCGTTTACCAGCCCCCCGACTGCACCATCATCAACTGCATCTGCTGCGAGATTAAACTGCGATGATGAGTAGAAGGACCACTGTCGCTCTTTAAGTGTCAAGGAATGCCAGCGCTGTCCTCACATATTATATTTCCTCTGTTACGCCTCCATCTGTCCCTTCTCCCAGGACCTTTGCAGCCTAACTGCTGATGACAGTGTTGCTGTTTTTATAAGTCCCTGCAGAGGGCAGCCTCGAGTCATGTCCTTTATAAATCTGTATGGTGACAACACATCAGACCTAAATCCTAAATCTTTGGGAACTTTATTCCTGATAGTAATTTAAAACCTGACATCTCCTTAGTAAGGCGATACAGAAAAGACATCTCAAGGCCAAACAGACTGATTGTGATGCCCCCTAACTGTGCAGAACGCACCTTCCTTCCCATTG
The Pyxicephalus adspersus chromosome 7, UCB_Pads_2.0, whole genome shotgun sequence genome window above contains:
- the LOC140334481 gene encoding uncharacterized protein (The sequence of the model RefSeq protein was modified relative to this genomic sequence to represent the inferred CDS: added 141 bases not found in genome assembly), with amino-acid sequence MAALTIPAATTASVSDLSIPLPGIIFLSVSLYLIALIFLLLIHQCVQAQGCCPCCMGWQKVGDWGFCDACESCAQACDCKVPTVTQCMDNCCPSKPTCTSCRDVSCCPCGFACVYQPPDCTIINCICCEIKLR